The following nucleotide sequence is from Triticum dicoccoides isolate Atlit2015 ecotype Zavitan chromosome 7B, WEW_v2.0, whole genome shotgun sequence.
TTATGTTAGTCAACAGCACAGCACAGGGAGGGAAATGTACATATCTGCAAGTTTGAGACAGTTTAGGGTCTCATGGTTCCACACTGCATATACTACTTACCATTTCTGAGCAATCAAGTTAATGGCACAAGCAATTAATTTAGGTTGGTTTGTCACCACAGTCCACAGTCCAAATGTCACATCTCCTCATAACTTTTCTAGTATTCATATCATATGCCTCTCTCTCTCTTAGCCTTCGATGCATATTAATTAGCGCAAAAAAATATCAAGAGTGATTCGTATATCTGAATGCCGCAGCTTCCAGCATGGCTACTTTTCTAACTTGTGCTCTTGTCACAGCACAGTACAGTGGTCCGCGCAAAGATGCAATGGCGTACGCTGATTGGGTCAGGAAAGATCGGCGTTTCTCTGATATACTCATCCAAATTTCGCCAGCGTTAAGCGGGCATGCTTTTCCTCGGCTCAAACTGCGCTACAAACAATCTCTTGTTCAGGTAACCAATCCTTGGGTACATCTGCTTCTTTTTTTTATCTCATAATTTGGAAACAAAATTCAGTACAGTAGCCTCACATTTTTAGAGCCTGGCATTCTTTGTGTCTCGATGGTAAGATGAAGACTGGTTCCTAGGGGCGTGAGGGTAGGTGCGGTAATCTATTACCTGCTCAGTGCTAAGCATCCGAGCAACTAACTTCATGTTAGAAGAAAATAACCAAATATATCTTGTTCCAGAGTTCTAATCATAGGTCTAACTGGTTAGGAACGAATATGCGTCCATCCAAGAGTTGGCAAGATGATAATTATCATACCATGCACAAAATTTCAGGTGAAAGCCTTGTATTTCTTACAAGTCCCCGCAACCATTTCACGGTTTCACATTCTAATCTGTCCTGGAGCTTCTCCTGAGGCTGCAAGCCTCCTAACCCCTTCTCCTGTTGCTTTCATTTTAAGTGGTGAAATTAACTTGGTTATCTTACTGAATTATCCTTTTTTAAACTAGCCGGCATTTTCTTTTTTTGCCCAGTGTGTATTTAATTTGTTATCTTGTAACTGCTGGGGCTGGGCTGAGGCCTTATGTGTAATTCAGAGAGCAAATTCGAAGCTTGTAGGAGTTGTTATGCTAGATAATGAACGCTCTTGTTCTGTTCAAGATTCTGAAAGTGCAAGATTACACACCAAAGGCACGCACTGAAGTCTTGAATTTTGTTTCATTTGACCTCATTAGTAGAAGGTTAGAAGTACCAAGATTTGGTTAGTTCACTATATATATTCAGACTTGGGAACATGCCAGAGACAAGTCCGTTTTTTAACAGTAAAGTTTCCAGACATCTTATCTACAAACAAAACAAAACCTGCAGTTGGAAGGAGGGAGTTGTCATCTTCCTTTGGTGGAACCTAGCATGCGCGCTTCACCACTGACCCCATCCGAGTGGAGGGAGAAGCTTGAAGCTAGGAAACGCCTTGAAACCGGAGCACCTGGAGATACCTCTGAAGGACGAAAGCTTTTGCTCCTTGACGTTAGGAATGGTAAACTATGTTCTCTCCCTTCCTGTACTTTGATAAATCCATCTGTTATGTTTTGTGGGTTGATATCATTTGAAGTGGTAATCACCTAAGTAGGTATTTATGTCGTATGTTGTTTTTGTGCCAGACTATGAATGGGACATTGGACATTTTGAAGGAGCCAAGAGGCCTAACGTGGACTGCTTCAGAAGCACTTCATTTGGGCTGTCAAACTCAGAGCAGGAGGTACTCCTTCAGCTAATGCCGTCTTGCTGCATTGTATTTGTAATCCATACATAGCTTGTTGAGAAGTAATCCATACATATGCAGATGGATTCGACGGACCCTCTGCATGGAGTAGACAAAGAGAACACAGACATATTAATGTACTGCACGGGTGGCATAAGATGCGACGTCTACTCAACGATCTTGAGGTAAATAAAAGCAGTGTACACATATATGCTAAGGGATTGGTGGCTATGTATTATACCTTAATCTTGTGTGCGTTTCCTTGACAGGGAGAAGGGTTTCGGGAACCTGTACACTCTGAAGGGGGGCGTGTCCAACTACCTCAAGAGCCAAGGGAGCGCGGAGTGGGTGGGTAACCTGTTTGTGTTCGACGACCGGCTCTCCCTGCCACCGGCCAAGTTTGCAGAGGCAGAAGCCGCAGCAGAAGAAGGGGGTGCCGACAACGGGGATCTGTCGTCGTCTCGGTGGCTGGGGCGGTGCTACGTGTGCGGGTCGGAGGTGGAGGAGCTGAGGCACCGCAACTGCGCCAGCATCGACTGCAACCGCCTCTACCTGTACGCATTTTGTTCCTTCCTTTCTACTACCATCTAGGAGTAGATATGTTAGATAGATTGAGCTGCAGGTTGTTTCAAGTGCAGTGTGGAATGTACTGAAGTGAAGTGAACTGGTGCTGGTGCAGGTGCTGCGGTGGGTGCTTGGAGGAGCTGAGGGGCTGCTGCTGCTCGGAGTGCATGGGCGCGCCACGACTGCGGCGGCTGCTGCCGGGGCACCAGAGATACGACAAGTGGCATCTGTACCGCGATGACGCCTCGACCATCTCTAGCTGAGCTGAGCATCATCCGGTGCAGTGCACTAGTTGCTCGATTACAGAAGGTTTGCAAGtagctatctctctctgtttctctcgtgtatactactattactactactactactactactactactactactacttgtgTTTCAGAAGATAGACAAACATGTAGGAAGCAACAGTAAGTGGCTGGAGTAAAATTCTTTTGTGCCTTCAAGAGGAAACATTTTCTTGCATTCTGATTTGTCGGCACTTTCGGTGCATCTTTTTTTTTCTTACTTTTAATTGATAGCATGCAGATGCAGTGAAGTGCAGAGTCAGTCAGTCTGTCTGTCTGTCTGTGCACCTTTTGTGCTGCCAACTACAACTAGTGTAGTAGAAGTAAAGCTAAGCTAGTTGAGCTTAATTCAGTCAGTCAGTCAGTTGAACTAAAACCAAACGTCCTCCACTAATGGAGCTTAATTAAGTACaccagagcagagcagagcagatgCTTAGTGGTCCTTATGGATGGAGCATTATGATGCAAGGCAGCTTTCTTTTTGGCTCCCTGACAATGCTGTCTAGCTAGCAGTAGCAGCTCAGCTCAGCTCAAGTTATCTGATTGGCTAATAAGTGAAGTGAGAGAAGCAATCAGGCAGGCTAACATGTCACATGGATGGATTTGGTCAAGTGATTGGCTAGCAAACTGAGAGCCTCAAGATTTGATCCTCCTTTTAGTTTTAGATTTCAGATTGCAGAATTCTCTTTTTAGCAGTCCATCTTGTCTGGAAACTGGAACTCTGGATGGGTGACAAACCTCACCCATCACACCTCACCTGCTGTCCTCAACAAATTCCTTGACTCACTGACTGACTGAATTTTTAGGTCAGTTAGTTAACTGCTGCAAGAAGTATAATTCAGAGTTAGCTTAATCAGGTCCATGCATGACATTCCTACCTTTACAAACAAACAAAGCCACACATATACAGTACTAGTGCTAGTGTACTAATTAATTTGAGAAAGATATACAGTACTAGTGAAGAGTTGAGAGAAAATGAAGTTGCTTCTCCAAGGACATTGGGGTGTTAATTACTATACTTAAACTCTTAATTAATAAGGTAATCTTTCCCAAGATGGAGGGATGCATATTGTCGGTCGGTCCGGTACGTTCATGTGAGTAACCAGTTTAGTAATTCATTCATGCCATGCATCTATCTCCACATATACACAGTATATTATTGAGCAAGTACAGTATAAATTTAGTGCAAGCATAGTAAATTCAGCGGCCAAAAGGTTATCTGCAGGCGACAAAGAGTTAACAAAGCGCCAGCAGGCAAAAAGTTACCTCTAGCTAGCTGGTTGCGTTCATGTGCATGCATGTTTTTCTCTTGTCCATTTCTCTCTGTATGTAGTCAGTAGATAGACGTTAAAATGTTGCGTCGTCCTTGGCTCCGGGTCACTCCCGTCGTGTTAAATGCAAAAATACCACTACAATAGCAAGAAACCACCACTTTACAATTCGTGGCAAAAATCACTGCATGAACACAATTAACAGTGATAAAAACATCTTTGTTAGTCTTGTCTGgatggatgacaaattcatcacaCCTGAATCTTAACAAATCCCTGACTGACTGACTAAATATCAATCGATGCATCACTTGAGCTAAGCACATCGTAAGTAACTACTCTAGCTAATTAACTGCAAGCACGAAGAATTAACGACTGATCAATATGTATATATATGTGACCCAACCGTCTGTCCAATATAAACAAGACATAAAAGAGTGAGGGCAGCTAGGTACCTTTGCTAGGATCCGTAACATGAAAAGCAAGGAACTTGAATAAAGGCACCTACAAATAAAGGCATGCACCATCGTTTTCTCTTACAGTAGTAGCTCTATAGACTAAGCCGAcaactttaattaattaattaactgtaTATTCTCCTagcatagctagctagctagcttgtccCCGTTAATCAGAGGAGATCTCCAACCGCTAGAGCAGAATAATTAGTCTGGAGGCAAACACAGCCACACAGGTGTCAAGGATATATCGTTTGCTAGCTTAGGTTGTTGTTGGATTTCATGCATGACAACAACTCACTAATCATGCTTAATTATGGAGTaccaaacaacaattattctgGCTGAACTGGGCAGCTAGCTAACTCTAGATACCGCATCAACCAATCAGCAAGCCCTGAATCTTTACCTTTTGTAAGATCTATACTTAAAATCAAATCTCTTTCTtgttacttcctccgttcctaaatatttgtctttatagacatttcaaatgactactacatacagatgtacgtagacatattttagagtgtagattcactcattttgctccgtatgtagtcacttgttgaaatgcctagaaagacaagtatttaggaacggagggagtagattattATTAAGTGGCTGAAACAGTAGTGTGAGTTTGGTTGGGGTTGGGCTACTAGCAGTTGTTAGTTACGGTTAAGCGCACCAATCAAGCAAGCAATTCATCCATCCTCTAATTAATTAGTCTGTCTTGTAAACTATTCATCACACGGAGAGTCCGGGAGTGACTGGAATTTCATTATTAGAGTGATTGGATGATTCTTCGCTGTGACTTGAACATAGTTATTTGTCATCCGAGAAATATAATCACTCTTTTTTTGGCGGGTCCTGCTAGCTAGGTCTTTTTGTCAAACCATCGACATTTTTATGCTGGGGGTACACATTCATTTTCGAAAACGAAAAAAGATTATGAATTGAGCCACGCGTGATTTGCAAGCTAGAGCACACACACTGCACGCATAATTAGAGGTCTCGAGTTAAGGTACAAGAATTATATTTATACACTCGATAATCTACTAAGAAAGATGCAGCAGGATTAATGCAGGATGAATGGACAGAGAATGTGCTTGTCGATGGGTCACTATCGACATTGGGACGCATGTTAAGTAGCGTCGGAGTAGAGCTAAAGTAATCTTTCCACCATGCCTTTTCCCCGAGATCCAACTTTTAGCTTAGCTAATACTACCAGTAAACCCAGCCTAGCTAATATTAACTGTCCTTGTCGGTCGTCATCTGTGCGTGTTAATGTAGCAATTCGTCCTTGCAGGCATCGGCCTCTACATACTACACTGAGTTTAATTATTAAGCTAGTATGTTGCTAATATATATAAGACGTTTTGACAGTTCAAACTGAGATAGTAGCTAGCTGCATGTGctatcaactactccctccgttctaaattactcgtcgcagaaatggatgtatctagaactaaaatacatctagatacattcatacttGCGACAAataattcgaaacggagggagtaacagtCAACAAAGGCATAATAAGGTGCAAAAACCTAGAGCTAGCTGGTTGCGTACATGCGCATGCATGCTTTTGCCCATCTAGGAGTCCATACCGAGTCTTACGGCATCTCTAGACTCTAGCCCATTTTTTGTGGAATTATTATTTTTATCCATTTAGGCATCTAGTCCATCCTCAAAACTTAATTTCTCAATTAATACTTTTGCACTCGAATTAAtttcaaacacaagtttaaattaCTTCATTACATAACTAGAATAACGGTACCACATTAACACCAAAAGTTCTATATTTAAACAATCCATTACTTACTAAACATGACTACATCAACATCGAACTAGCTAAAGCATCgagattttttttttggaaaaggggaaacaacccggcctctgcatcatcatgatgcacacatccatttttattaaaagaaaataaataggtcTAAAACGTACATAGTATCAACTAAAacgataaaaagaaaaagaaaacaccaCAAAAGATGGGTACAAACGAAAGATTACATGACTTAACCACATAATCTATTAGTGAcatgcactggtagaaaaagggcctatagtcccggttcctgaaccgggactaaagtgtcggtactaatgccctgtacctttagtcccggttcgtaagggcctttagtcccggttcctgaaccgggactaaagtgtcggtactaatgccctgtacctttagttccggttcaatccagaaccgggactgatgggcctccacgtgggcagtgcgcagagcccaggcaggagaccctttggtcccggttggtggcaccaaccgggaccaataggcatccacgcgtcagcatttctgtggctggggtttttgtttttttgaaggggggagggtttgggggttttggagggttaatttaggtgtttcatatattgtgttagctagctataattaatagagaggagtgtcctctcttacgtccgtgcttggtcgacgctacgtactatacatacgtatagagaggactagacacgctagttagctagtaagcgaacgaaggaaacagaagatcgtcatgaacatatatgcatacagagagaagtgatatcgaccacctctccttctccaagagattggtcgaacaacaagttctcgtatatctatccgacactaccggctatatatatacaataattatctcttataaatataatcatacggactcatggtccacatagtattctccgtcttcagcgatcacttggtcaagaaagaatgccgccaattcctcttgaattgctcgcatgcgagctggtgctaggagttcatctcgcttccgaaacatctaatttgaagaagggggtcaatacatatatatatatgaatgaatgaaactcaatacaaatgatggtaataaaataaaattgtgaatgttgttatttacgtacttcatattgttcgtcagagtacccgccccgcttacaggtcgtgtggcggatggactcgcagacgtagtatccacagaaatcattcactttttcctgccacaaccactttacaagaaatagaggtcaatcaaactgataagcaagaatgctaaatggtattgatgaaactagcgcttgaatcactaggagatgcgcggaacatgctactatagtacttactttcgggtgtctaaattccagctccttcggcagtcccggaactgttttggtgaattttctccaaaccctggcggacaaagaaaacaattacttgatatcaggaaatgaacaaagttgctgatatggtggataatgatcgatttaacttacttcttgaggatttcagtcatgtccgcatactcctggggatcttttcgtttagagtccaagacggttactactccctgctcaagcctaatctctaggagaatatagtggaaactgcacacgcatgcataactcatcaattacattactataacctggactaatatataagggaaaccgaatatgcataagacagtaacactcacttgaagttgtaaggaaagagtattatatctttgttttcatttttttgaatgatcgtagcaagttggcctcggtatctccgggacgatgttgaacctcaattgcatctatgagatatgtgttaatgaacccaatatcaccgatttgtcttttcttcaattcggcgatcttcattctgcataatatagtgaggataattataaatacatgcaatgaaagagatgagctatatacagagacttaatgacagaagtagtagtacttacagacagtagcaggtgatcgttgttttatcgagggccaattgattgaacaaCTGAtataactcctcaaatggaataggcaacagttcaattccaacgaggtcatgctccggtttaactctcgcatacaaagtactcctccccccagactctctgcagattttcaagtaccaattatgtaatcttcgcatcatcgttgttaaagatttttcatctttgacgagaggcttcccgtactcgtatctgtgtatctgcacctccatggtatcataatgtacatcgtcaggcaggtaatcgtcaatattgccataaccgggcaccatcctcggatcgacgatgtcgctaggcaccttNNNNNNNNNNNNNNNNNNNNNNNNNNNNNNNNNNNNNNNNNNNNNNNNNNNNNNNNNNNNNNNNNNNNNNNNNNNNNNNNNNNNNNNNNNNNNNNNNNNNNNNNNNNNNNNNNNNNNNNNNNNNNNNNNNNNNNNNNNNNNNNNNNNNNNNNNNNNNNNNNNNcaatttgtttcccagctgctcgttgttctttcagcctttgatcactgactgtacttcccgaccgctccgcttcggcccatgtctttgcaataatgcgctcatagttgcctttcggcggagacttgggtggttttgccagggcagccagagtgcgcttcactttcaccggatctaccttctccttcggaggtggatgtctctttgctctcaacccttgaaaccagtcatccacttcggttcgcgcgatctcggcgttctcctccggggtcctctcatatggtaacttctctggagtcttcagagaaggaccaaatctgtatgttctcccgcctctggttgtactgctagacgctgaccgagcagacggagcggttgtcttctttacttgcttacgaggcggaggagaaggactacgacgcatcggagcagctggagcggcgacaggtctcttccgcccttgctgacgaggcggagaaggaggaggctggttgctcgggcgcgtcggcgcaggcggagaaggaggcggagtgccgccacgcgccggagaaggagccggccgagggccctgatcgtcactcgccggaggaggaggcggtggaggaggcggagttccctaacttgccggaggaggaggaggaggcggaggcgtccagttcggaaggttgatgagctcctcccgccataggcatggagtcttcagagcagaccccagccgagtctccccttcatcggtagggtggtcaagctggaggtcctcaaatccctccgttatttcatccaccatcaccctagcatatccttctggaatcggccggcagtgaaaagttgcaccaggtttagtaggataaacagagccaacagccgccttgaccttcaaattcatccattgcgtcataaggtggcaattttgagtctccgtgatagcatccacgggatagctggcaggagccatcaaggcatgctccggctgaagcagctcggtggaagccacgccgcttctgcgctgagatggcggggtagcttcgggggaggcttcggcagtacgtttgctgcgatttgcttctcgttcctctatcgcgtctacccttgcttgcagcgcctgcatttgggtctgctgcacttttttcctcctctcatgggatttgtaaccgcctgcgtccgaaaacccaaccttccatggaatggagcctggcgtgcctcgtgtccgtccagggtgctcaggattcccaagggccattgtgagctcgtcgttctctctgtctggaaagaacttcccttgctgcgctgcttcgatatactgcttaagcttcctgactggtatgtccatttgatcgttcgtccaaatgcacttccctgttacagggcccaaggttccgccagccccgaagaaccaagtccggcaatggtctggccagctaattgtctctggttcgatccctttatcaaccagatcattctcagtcttggcccacttaggccgggctacgaggtagccacctgaccccgtgcgatggtgaagcatcttcttcgcagcattttgcttgtttgtcgccgacatcttcttactcttttccgatgtcttgtgggccacaaatgcgggccagtgatctctgatcttctcatatctgcccttgaattctggtgtctcattattttcgacaaacttattcagctctttcttccacctcctgaatagttctgccatcctcttaagagcaaaagacttgattaatttctctttaactgggttctctggattatcctctggcagtagggtgaaatttgacttcagctcagtccaaagatcatttttctgcatatcattgacataagacacctcagggtcttctgtagccggcttaaaccattgctggatgcttatcgggatcttgtccctaaccagaaccacacactgagcaacaaatgcgctctttgtccggaggggttcaatcggtcggCCATCGGgcgtgattgctatgatctcaaacttttcatccgagctcaactttttcttcgggcctcgtctctttaccgaagttgtgctcgatccggagggctagaaaaaagaacaaagacttaattaatatgtgtacataccaaaacaatgaatgcatcaatcagctagtcagcacaggcttaactaatatatatatctggccggactcggttcgatcaccggagccgtcatcacggtctccttcttgcaccggcattgggtcaccggagccgtcctcatgttcttcttcttgcaccggcattaggtcaccgtaaccagcttgttcaccctctccttccagaccatcgatttcgttgagaaacaacgagacgacatcacttccttctgcgattatgtccctcaacaacacttcttttgcttcgtctagggcggtgtccatagtttctacaaatatttacaacatggcaattattattcaaacatgacagatggatatattaatgccaaacgtagaactagctacctaatcatagtaagctatcgggagggggtatatatcgacaacgacgacactacatctatgtccctcgacgaccctcgttcccgataaaaaaaagaggaagaagaagaaaaaaaagaggagaagaaagaatagaggagaatgaagccatggttacttctggctaatgatgaagccatggatttcttcaatactttgacactaggaaacctctctcgaccccacgacgatcctcgacccctcgaaccctcgacgaccctggaacgctcgacccctcggcgatcctcttcttcctctcatgttcgagaggatcgccgaggggtcgggaggttgcgtagtgtcaaacgattcaacaaaaccatgtcttcatcattaggcgaaagtaacatgtgcatgatggtacgaagctcttcaaagttgttctggaacggagtcccagataggataatttgctttttgttacaaagttcagcaagagccttccgaatatcgctatttggaaggcctttgctgaattcgtaccaaaaggcggattatcctatccgggactccattccagaacaactttgcaaaacttcataccaacatgccctggttacttccggctaatgatgaagccatggatttcttcaatactttgacactaggaaacctctctcgacccctcggcgatcctcgaccccttgaaccctcgacgaccctggaaccctcaacccctagacgaccctggaaccctcgacccttgatccctagaccctatagaaccctcgaaccctcgaccctgaaaccctcgacccttgaccccttaacgaccctcaaagaaaaaaagaagaaaaaaagaggagaagaagaaaggaatagtggagaggaagagaaaatagaatattctattttctcttcctctccactattcctttcttcttctcctcttctttttcttcttttttcttcttcttaattatttatttctcctcttcttttcctctcctcttcttctttctttcctcttcttattttcttctttcctatccttctttttctaaaattgtaacttttgcatatataaaacttttctaaaattgtaacttttgcatatagaaaggaatagaggagaagatcgaagaaaaaaaagaagaaaaaaaaagaggagaagaagaaaggaatagaggagaaaaagaaaaaatagaatttttttctattttttttcttctcctctattcctttcttcttctcctcttccttttcttcctctcctcttcttctcctttttcctcttcttattttccttttcctctcctaaatatataaaacttttctaaaaatgaaactaacctaaaatgtactaaatcagagaacatatatagataatccttttctaaatatataaatctaacttttttgcatatataaacacatatacacagagaacatacaaacatatatacatttttataaaaaagcaaaatacAAGCATataatatatacacagagaacatacaaacatatatacatatatatataatctgaagCAAAAACAAGCATATAATATATGNNNNNNNNNNNNNNNNNNNNNNNNNNNNNNNNNNNNNNNNNNNNNNNNNNNN
It contains:
- the LOC119338077 gene encoding rhodanese-like domain-containing protein 8, chloroplastic isoform X3; this encodes MSMSTSTTITTSPSSVRRLAGPASSCRRGALSLSRSRSRSRPPASDPPSPPPPPTRPSPAQMSGRPRRSSWWSRSTSWCPWRTPAPRSPRTSTSSSGPRKDAMAYADWVRKDRRFSDILIQISPALSGHAFPRLKLRYKQSLVQLEGGSCHLPLVEPSMRASPLTPSEWREKLEARKRLETGAPGDTSEGRKLLLLDVRNDYEWDIGHFEGAKRPNVDCFRSTSFGLSNSEQEMDSTDPLHGVDKENTDILMYCTGGIRCDVYSTILREKGFGNLYTLKGGVSNYLKSQGSAEWVGNLFVFDDRLSLPPAKFAEAEAAAEEGGADNGDLSSSRWLGRCYVCGSEVEELRHRNCASIDCNRLYLCCGGCLEELRGCCCSECMGAPRLRRLLPGHQRYDKWHLYRDDASTISS
- the LOC119338077 gene encoding rhodanese-like domain-containing protein 8, chloroplastic isoform X2, with product MAAAVHVHVHLHHHYHIPLLCPPPRRTGLFLSPWRALSLPLPLPLPPARLRSSFPAPTSHPAVAGTDEWEAKAEFVVVTFYKLVPVEDPRAEVAAHLHFLQYSGPRKDAMAYADWVRKDRRFSDILIQISPALSGHAFPRLKLRYKQSLVQLEGGSCHLPLVEPSMRASPLTPSEWREKLEARKRLETGAPGDTSEGRKLLLLDVRNDYEWDIGHFEGAKRPNVDCFRSTSFGLSNSEQEMDSTDPLHGVDKENTDILMYCTGGIRCDVYSTILREKGFGNLYTLKGGVSNYLKSQGSAEWVGNLFVFDDRLSLPPAKFAEAEAAAEEGGADNGDLSSSRWLGRCYVCGSEVEELRHRNCASIDCNRLYLCCGGCLEELRGCCCSECMGAPRLRRLLPGHQRYDKWHLYRDDASTISS
- the LOC119338077 gene encoding rhodanese-like domain-containing protein 8, chloroplastic isoform X1, whose product is MAAAVHVHVHLHHHYHIPLLCPPPRRTGLFLSPWRALSLPLPLPLPPARLRSSFPAPTSHPAVAGTDEWEAKAEFVVVTFYKLVPVEDPRAEVAAHLHFLQGRDIDIQGRIYMNQQGINAQYSGPRKDAMAYADWVRKDRRFSDILIQISPALSGHAFPRLKLRYKQSLVQLEGGSCHLPLVEPSMRASPLTPSEWREKLEARKRLETGAPGDTSEGRKLLLLDVRNDYEWDIGHFEGAKRPNVDCFRSTSFGLSNSEQEMDSTDPLHGVDKENTDILMYCTGGIRCDVYSTILREKGFGNLYTLKGGVSNYLKSQGSAEWVGNLFVFDDRLSLPPAKFAEAEAAAEEGGADNGDLSSSRWLGRCYVCGSEVEELRHRNCASIDCNRLYLCCGGCLEELRGCCCSECMGAPRLRRLLPGHQRYDKWHLYRDDASTISS